Sequence from the Amphiprion ocellaris isolate individual 3 ecotype Okinawa chromosome 1, ASM2253959v1, whole genome shotgun sequence genome:
GCTGTGTATCCCGCTGCTGCTCATtcagagtagaagaagaagaagagtccTCTGAGCTACGTAACTGTATCCTGGTTGTTGCTTCTTGTGTCTTCacctcatttttcttctgtttgtccGTGTTTTGTGACTACAGACACGTCGTATAAACTGCATTTCTCGGTAAGTTCTGAATGTTACAGAGAATCACCGCTAAGCGAACTAAAATATCATGTTTGACCCGATAAGCTAAATGTTTAGCAAACTGTCAAGCTAGCATCACTGTTTTCAGATCTGgactggatttttaaaaaaataatagtgcttttaatgtttaagttTAAATACATTCGTATTGTTCAATAGTTTAAATCTAAAGTCTGATAAATATGTCGGGTCTTTACTATCTGGTCCATTGATTAACGTGTAACGACTTGTTTATTGTTCTTGTCAATATTAGGTGCAACTATCTGCTAGTGCAGCCAAGTCAAACATAATGTTTTAGACAAATCTCCTGTAATGTTCTTTCTACTAAAACAAACGCCCTCTCAATTTTCCCCCCAAGATATACATAGTAGACTTATAATAATGAATGTCAGACAGAACAAGTTAAAATCCATATATtccagggtttctgcagggcatcaaaaagcattaatagtcattaagttgattttgcaaaattaaggccttaaatggcattaaaaaatcattaaatgtgatttgtcagtggcattaaaaattttttctgcagttttcaagaaaataattgacaataatatataattatagactgcgattcgtcagatatgtgcatttgTGTAAACACGCCGAAGCATTGCGATAATTGTTCCGGCCGGTTGggtaaaaactgcatgtttttaaagtggccgGCAGGCTTGACCAgttggaggagagctgggaaatggggaaacgcaaattccagcaaaaatggctcgAAAATgtggaattcagagaatgatTACAGCCTGTTGGTGGTCAGGGTTGGTTtccggattcagaaatagtgaaatgtagggacagttttcatataaaaatcatcttttacaaaaaaacaaactcgtgtaatttgttgagttcacggtggtggcattaaaatttttacaatatagcattaaaatggcattaaaaagcattaaattcgACTggttgatttctgcagaaatcccGTATTCAGTTTTCAGGCTCAGCTTCAGACATCTGAGGATTTTAGTCTTAATAGATGTTCACTGAAAAGTTTGAGCTAGTTATTTTCTCAAAAAGGTATCACCAACAACAACACTTTTCTGTATTGTTCTTGCAGCTCTggtactgttttttttgtcttcctgcCCAGGAACAACAGATGTAAATTTGCTGCAGTTGCATTTAATTGTGCACTGtccctgcaaaaataaacattaaaatggaAATCATATGAACAAGCACCAGTTAAGTTACTCATATGAATAGTGCTATGATCCTGATGAGAAGGTGCAGAAGGTATTTATTCAGTCAGTGGAGGATATATATGACTATGCAGTAAGttattcacttttgttttcaCCCACAGTTTTGCATCCAGGCTTTGTGGACGGACATTTTTAAACGTAAAGATAAACTGACTGCTCAAAAATTGAGACTTTGTTCTTATTTACAAATCAATCCTATCAGTATTTCAGGGTGTATGGTAATATAAGAATGACACTGTTGTagctgatgtattttattttacttttttaacttTATGTTATGCACAAATAGCATGTGGTGGCTTTGGACATGCTATAAAGTAACACTGGTCCAACACAGGCAGCAACATGCCGGTTAACTTACACTGTATGTCGAATTTTGCAAGAACATGTAACATTCAACAAAGCAGAGgaaatgcaaagtgacagtAAAGACAGTTGTAGTTTAAAGAGTCCTGACATCacgttgtttttctttcagggTCGTCTTGTGTCTGAAGTTTGGGAATCTTCATTAAAAGAAGTCATGTTTCGCCGCAGAATGCCTTTCACACAGCTCGCCTTTGCCACAGTGCTCGGAGTTGCTGGTGGTTTTTATATCTACAGACCTTATTTCGAGACAGTGCCGAAGACTTCTGGACAGCAAAATCAGGACGTGCcaaagaaacagaatgaaacagACTGAAGGAATTCGTCACTCCCAGGAAATACCTCACAGACAGAAGCCAGAACAATCAGAGGCTGCTGGACTGTCACAGCTGGACTCAATGGCAAACAAAAGACCAGACCAGTATGGATAAATTCACGTTTGTctatgtttctctgtgtgaatgtaaatgtacaaaataaaatatttaataatctgactccctgaattatcagtttttaaaataccaattgcaatgcataaaaaatgcatttgtgtAAGTTGTTACTTCAAACATACTCTTCATTTTGTATGTAAAAGGTTATTTACTCAATCAGTAAGTTGTTTGTGAACCAAAAACGCAAAAGAATAGCTCTAAATATGTTATCCAACAGCAGAGTAAAACCCCTTTAGTGCTTCCTAAACACTGGTGTTCATTATACGCTGACTGTTCAGTGAGATCAAAATTTATTCAGAAAATTAGATCTGAGAGCCACAGAGGCATGAAAAGTGATCACATTGTTCAGGGTTATCAATAGATTACCAatataacaaaatgaaaataagcaCCAGGCCAACATTTAATGAAACACACTAATGCAGTTGTAAATCGCTACAAgaaattttttaaatagttcACAATtattaattaacataaatggAAGACTATTATAATCCCTGTGTTTTACCACTATCATTTATACACCAGCTTTAACTCAAATGCCTTATTAGTCCACGTCGGCAGGATAGTTGGATAATAAGTGTCAAAAGTGGAAATACTTGTTAGAAAAATGGCCTTATGACTGCAGTATATGTTATAAACTACATAGATTGTTATGTGACACATTAGCAGCATTGTACAGTTAAAGGGGGTTGGTGTGCAGCTAGTTTTAATTACATAAAGTAGTTTAGTGGTAATAAAATCCAACAATTGAATCTCCTCCTAAAGGACACAAGATAAATCTGGTGAGGGGCATGATGACGAATATGGTAGAGCAGAAGAACAAAACTCTACTATAGAACTTTGTACAGAACTtagctttttattttcatttagttaACAATTTCTACTCAACGACATTTCAGAATTAAACGTGGAACCCCACTAAATGTATCTGACAGTTTTAGTAACTTTCTAAATTAAACTACATCTCAGTGTATACAAATGGAGCACAAACGATATCTTATATTTATAGGACTGCTTTGGTAATTATTGTCAGTCATTTTGTATGCATAAAATATCCCAAATTTGGTGATTCCACATTATCAAAAGCAGGAATTTGCTTTCGATAgatttttgattatttctgGAGTATTATGtgggattattttttattgttgcagTGATTTTTCCTAAATTTAAGTATTTGTTTTCAGTGGATAttgggatttatttatttggtttatAATATGTTTAAAGCTGTCTATGAGTTAACCCTATGGGataatattgttaattttataGGATTAATtatatcagaatcagaaaagcctTCAATGCCAAGTGAGTTCGcacacacaaggaatttgacaTGGTGTATAGAGTTGCAGTActgagcaacaacaacagacattaaaagaatacatatacaaatctaaatctaagaaattctaaataaaatgcTGTAAGTATAAGAGTACAAGTATCAGAAGTACTGTGTAAAAGTAAGTGTAAACAAAGTACTGCAATAAAAGACATAAATTTGCTTAACCAATAAATTAGAATACAACTTAAActacaatattgcacattattaAGGTATTGCACACAAGGTtggatatttttatatatatatatatatatatatatatatatatatatatatatatatgtgtgtgtgtgtgtgtgtgtgtgtgtctgtgtctgtgtattatatatataatatgacaGTACTTTTGGTTTATTTCTTATTATTCTACTGGATAGACTTGAACCTATGAATCAAACCAATGAACAATTCAATTCGAATTTTCTTGTGGACTCTTAAAGGACTTTCTGACTGAGGACACGTAGCAATATCAGTGACAGGGGATATTTTTCTACATTGAATACATTATTGTGATTATATTTACATACTGGTGCTTACATTTTGATACAAGTTAGTTAGTTGTAACAGAGTcgggttttttgtttgtatttttaaaaatactttctcACTATTTTTTTGAGCAATAATACAActatttattatctttattttttctttgaatctttattttaatttttgcgtgattttttttttctgtgaggGATCATAGattgtatatgtatatacagtatacatagactgtatatacaacctatgtgagggatcaataaagtttatctaaaCTTATACTCGAGCTAAAGCAGCGCTGCTACCTAGCTGTGAGCTAACTGTAGTAAAGTGAAAAAACGGAATTTTGGAAAAGATAATAAAAGGTGATAGTTTCTGATTTGACCTGGAGTGTGCAGCAGTGTGTAGAAGTGTGTAGCAGAGGCAGTGCGGAGCTGTTGTGTGTCGTTGTGTTGTAACGGCCGCTTCCTGCcgttagctaacgttagccgtTGGGAGGAGCTGTTTCTCAGCAGACACCTCAGAGACCGAGGATCAGACCTGATGAAGCTGCTCTCATGTCAACTAAAGGGCCAGCGGCGACGGAGAAACTAAAGTCCTCGTTTATTCAGCTTTTGTGACGCCTTCAGCGGTCAACTTGAGctacttttttattatttaaagagCAGCGAGAAGCAGCAGCGGCAGCTACGCCCCGGGGCTGGTGAGTACCCAACTCTGAGTGTGTTTTCAGGAAATACCAGCCGGACAAACCAGCATCTGTCAGAAGTTAGCAAAAGGCTGGAAACTTTAAACTGCACTTCACTCCATTAttcgctgtgtgtgtgcatccgTTCCGTCTGTGAGATTCACCCTCACATAATGACAGACCCCAGGCCGTGGGAAACATGTATACACCTGCCTTATCCTCCTCTCAGAGCTGCTAGCTTTCTCCAAACTCAACAAAAACTGATTCAGACCACCGTTTGAACGAGTAAAACGCCAAGCAGGAGCCCCTAAGAACCGCACTAGAAGGtagctggacttctctttttgaagacgagaggtgaaacgtcttcaggAACCAAAAGGAGAAGTCCAGttgagaagtccagttgctttctgTGGTAACTCCGAAGATCACAACgtcctggatgactgagaatctacaccaAACAGGAGTTATAAACATTGATCACACTGTTCAGGCAGGCTTGGACACATATGTTGGCAACAGTATGTCTGACAGAGAGAGCCAGGAAAAAGCCGGCATCTACTTCAgtggggagggaaaaaaaagaaagaaacggTGATTATTTGTTGCCGAAGAGGCCACAGGTCCTGCAGGTACAACCACATGAGGACCAGCTGAGGATTGTAGATTGTCTTTCAGTCAATCGATTTGagcgtttgtttgtttgtgtgtgtgctgctgctgataaATCCTCACATGGTATTTTAATGGCTAGATTGTTACCCGATTTGACAGCCAGAAGTTTTGAAGATGCACTTCCACCATATCCAGCCATTAGATTTTATCCTGAGTTGCTCATCATtcgttttagttttttttttttgtttgtttatcttCACTAGTTAGGCTTTAAGTTTATGGTCTGTGCACATCCGGATTTTCCCAAGGAGCTGCCTGCCACTGTGTTGGACGGCTGCCCAGGGTGGGTCTTCCACTTTATCCCTGACAAATGattaaagctgctttttgtttGCTGCTCTGCACGGGTGGTAGCCTGGCAGACACAGCCGGCAGTCCCTCTGCAGgagaaaacaccaaaacataTCAGCTCAGACTTCCTCTGGCTGTGCTT
This genomic interval carries:
- the LOC111577800 gene encoding protein PIGBOS1; its protein translation is MFRRRMPFTQLAFATVLGVAGGFYIYRPYFETVPKTSGQQNQDVPKKQNETD